The Chryseobacterium muglaense genome contains a region encoding:
- a CDS encoding ParA family protein, whose protein sequence is MSKIILTAHQKGGVGKSTLSFNLAVNLKENAKVCIIDFDAQGSLYQIRELSEIPIFLGEKLKEVQNSDFDFIFIDTPPYLSNA, encoded by the coding sequence ATGTCAAAAATTATATTGACAGCTCACCAAAAAGGTGGTGTTGGCAAATCAACGCTCTCTTTTAATCTTGCTGTAAATCTCAAAGAAAATGCAAAAGTCTGTATTATTGATTTTGATGCTCAAGGTTCTTTATATCAGATTCGGGAATTATCAGAAATTCCTATTTTTCTTGGAGAAAAGTTAAAGGAAGTTCAAAATTCTGATTTTGATTTCATCTTTATTGATACTCCTCCATATTTATCCAATGC